The proteins below are encoded in one region of Rhizobacter sp.:
- the rfbG gene encoding CDP-glucose 4,6-dehydratase: MDMEFWRGKRVFLTGHTGFKGSWLSLWLQSAGAHVCGYALAPDTEPALFNIARVADGMTSIAGDVRDLAAVQRAMNEFKPEIVIHMAAQALVRRSYQDPVETYATNVMGTVHVLEAARQAGSVRCIVNVTSDKCYDNKEWVWGYREGEPMGGHDPYSNSKGCSELVTSAYRDSFMRQAGIALGSGRAGNVIGGGDWAADRLVPDILRSFERQEPVLIRNPHAIRPWQHVLEPLSGYLLLAEKLWQDGPAHAEGWNFGPNDEDARPVQWIVERMVNAWGNGATWQVDASEHPHEAHYLKLDISKARQRLGWRPRWRLDTTLDHIAAWHRAWLNRDDMHALCLKQINQYAQSAPKELA; encoded by the coding sequence ATGGACATGGAATTCTGGCGCGGCAAGCGCGTCTTCCTCACCGGCCACACCGGCTTCAAGGGCAGCTGGCTCTCGCTGTGGCTGCAGTCGGCTGGCGCGCACGTGTGCGGCTATGCGTTGGCACCTGATACCGAGCCCGCGCTTTTCAACATCGCACGGGTCGCCGACGGCATGACGTCCATCGCCGGCGACGTGCGCGACCTCGCCGCCGTGCAGCGCGCGATGAACGAGTTCAAGCCCGAGATCGTCATCCACATGGCCGCGCAGGCCCTGGTGCGCCGCTCGTATCAAGACCCGGTCGAGACCTACGCCACCAACGTGATGGGCACGGTGCACGTGCTCGAAGCGGCGCGGCAGGCAGGCAGCGTGCGCTGCATCGTCAACGTCACCAGCGACAAGTGCTACGACAACAAGGAGTGGGTCTGGGGCTACCGCGAAGGCGAGCCGATGGGCGGGCATGACCCCTACAGCAACAGCAAGGGCTGCTCGGAACTGGTGACGTCGGCCTACCGCGACTCCTTCATGCGCCAAGCCGGCATTGCGCTCGGCTCGGGCCGCGCCGGCAACGTGATCGGCGGCGGCGACTGGGCTGCCGATCGCCTCGTGCCCGACATCCTGCGCAGCTTCGAGCGCCAGGAGCCGGTGCTCATCCGCAACCCGCACGCCATCCGCCCCTGGCAGCACGTGCTGGAGCCGCTGTCGGGCTACCTGCTGCTCGCCGAGAAGCTGTGGCAAGACGGCCCAGCGCACGCCGAAGGCTGGAACTTCGGCCCCAACGATGAAGACGCTCGGCCGGTGCAGTGGATCGTCGAGCGCATGGTGAACGCCTGGGGCAACGGCGCGACGTGGCAGGTCGATGCGAGCGAACACCCGCACGAAGCCCACTACCTCAAGCTCGACATCTCCAAGGCCCGCCAACGCCTCGGCTGGCGCCCCCGCTGGCGCCTGGACACCACCCTCGACCACATCGCCGCCTGGCACCGTGCCTGGCTGAACCGAGACGACATGCACGCGCTCTGCCTGAAGCAGATCAACCAATACGCGCAGTCGGCTCCCAAGGAACTTGCATGA
- the rfbH gene encoding lipopolysaccharide biosynthesis protein RfbH, with protein sequence MNIPIVPAAAPLAAAPDATNPATTALRQQIAALVQQYADLTYAAKPFQPGVSPVPVSGKVLGAKELQLMVEASLDAWLTTGRFNAAFEDRLAKYLGVKYLITVNSGSSANLVAFSALTSPRLGDRAIKPGDEVIGVAAGFPTTVNPILQFGAVPVFVDIDLATHNIDASLIEAAIGPKTKAIMLAHSLGNPFNLEVVTALCKKHKLWLVEDCCDALGATYNGQLVGTFGDIGTLSFYPAHHITMGEGGAVFTNNAELKLIAESFRDWGRDCYCPPGKDNTCNKRFCWTPKELGGDLPDGYDHKYTYSHLGYNLKISDMQAACALAQMDRVDEFVAARKRNFEYLKEKLASCSEFLELPEATPNSDPSWFGFLALLKPESGVKRVDLLAYLDQNKIGTRLLFAGNLTRQPYMIGRNFRVSGSLERTDIVMNQAFWLGVYPGLGTEHLDYIVQKIEEFFGLNF encoded by the coding sequence ATGAACATCCCCATCGTCCCGGCGGCAGCACCGCTCGCTGCAGCCCCCGACGCCACGAACCCCGCCACCACCGCCTTGCGCCAGCAGATCGCAGCGCTCGTGCAGCAGTACGCCGACCTGACCTACGCCGCCAAGCCCTTCCAGCCCGGCGTGTCGCCCGTGCCCGTGTCGGGCAAGGTGCTGGGCGCCAAGGAACTGCAGCTGATGGTCGAAGCCTCGCTCGACGCCTGGCTCACCACCGGCCGCTTCAACGCGGCGTTTGAAGACCGCCTGGCCAAGTACCTGGGCGTGAAGTACCTCATCACGGTGAACTCGGGCTCTTCGGCCAACCTCGTGGCCTTCTCGGCCCTCACCTCGCCGCGCCTCGGCGACCGCGCCATCAAGCCCGGCGACGAAGTGATCGGCGTGGCGGCCGGCTTCCCCACCACCGTCAACCCGATCCTGCAATTCGGCGCGGTGCCGGTGTTCGTCGACATCGACCTTGCCACGCACAACATCGATGCGAGCCTCATCGAAGCCGCCATCGGCCCCAAGACCAAGGCCATCATGCTGGCCCACTCGCTGGGCAACCCCTTCAACCTCGAGGTGGTGACGGCACTGTGCAAGAAGCACAAGCTGTGGCTGGTCGAAGACTGCTGCGACGCCCTAGGCGCGACCTACAACGGCCAACTCGTCGGCACCTTCGGCGACATTGGCACGCTCAGCTTCTACCCCGCCCACCACATCACCATGGGCGAAGGCGGCGCGGTGTTCACCAACAACGCCGAGCTGAAACTCATCGCCGAATCCTTCCGCGACTGGGGCCGCGACTGCTACTGCCCGCCCGGCAAAGACAACACCTGCAACAAGCGCTTCTGTTGGACTCCCAAGGAGCTGGGGGGCGATCTGCCCGACGGCTACGACCACAAGTACACGTATTCGCACCTCGGCTACAACCTGAAGATCAGCGACATGCAGGCCGCCTGCGCGCTGGCGCAGATGGACCGGGTCGACGAGTTCGTGGCCGCGCGCAAGCGCAACTTCGAGTACCTGAAGGAAAAGCTCGCCTCGTGCAGCGAGTTCCTGGAGCTGCCCGAAGCCACGCCGAATTCCGACCCGTCGTGGTTCGGCTTCCTCGCGCTGCTCAAGCCCGAGTCGGGTGTGAAACGCGTCGACCTGCTGGCCTACCTCGACCAGAACAAGATCGGCACCCGGCTGCTCTTCGCCGGCAACTTGACCCGACAGCCCTACATGATCGGCCGCAACTTCCGCGTGAGCGGCTCACTGGAGCGCACCGACATCGTGATGAACCAGGCCTTCTGGCTCGGCGTGTATCCGGGGCTCGGTACCGAGCATCTCGACTACATCGTGCAGAAGATCGAAGAGTTCTTCGGCCTCAACTTCTAA
- a CDS encoding transketolase, whose translation MAAQRFDPSTLRRTVLEMARAGNTVHIGCAFSIIELLAVLYRQHLRYPGNDPKAEGRDYLVLSKGHGVMAQYACMRELGWIDDQTVQTYFGDGTHLKGLSDSRVPGLEVTSGSLGHGLSVGVGLALGAKLRGTDQQVYALVGDGELNEGPIWEGALFAAHHDLRNFTVIVDENGYQAMGTTEDVLKLGSIQAKFESFGFEAITVDGHDEAAIDAGLNQLKASANTKPKALVAKTVKGKGVPFMEHNNIWHYTRLTDETYAQALAALPVTLKEGRA comes from the coding sequence ATGGCCGCCCAACGCTTCGACCCTTCGACGCTGCGCCGCACGGTGCTCGAGATGGCCCGCGCCGGTAATACGGTGCACATCGGCTGCGCCTTCTCGATCATCGAGCTGCTGGCGGTGCTCTACCGCCAGCACCTGCGCTACCCCGGCAACGACCCCAAAGCCGAAGGCCGCGACTACCTCGTGCTAAGCAAAGGCCACGGCGTGATGGCGCAATACGCCTGCATGCGCGAGCTGGGCTGGATCGATGACCAGACGGTGCAGACCTACTTCGGCGACGGCACGCACCTGAAGGGTCTGTCCGACTCGCGCGTGCCCGGCCTCGAAGTCACCTCCGGCTCGCTCGGCCACGGCCTCTCGGTGGGCGTGGGCTTGGCCCTCGGCGCCAAGCTGCGCGGCACCGACCAGCAGGTGTACGCGCTGGTCGGCGACGGTGAACTCAACGAAGGCCCGATCTGGGAAGGCGCCCTCTTCGCCGCCCACCACGACTTGCGCAACTTCACCGTCATCGTCGACGAGAACGGCTACCAGGCGATGGGCACGACGGAAGACGTGCTGAAGCTCGGCTCCATCCAGGCCAAGTTCGAATCCTTCGGCTTCGAGGCGATCACGGTCGATGGCCACGATGAAGCCGCGATCGATGCGGGGCTCAACCAACTCAAGGCCAGCGCCAACACCAAGCCCAAGGCGCTCGTCGCCAAGACCGTCAAGGGCAAGGGCGTGCCCTTCATGGAGCACAACAACATCTGGCACTACACCCGCCTCACCGACGAGACCTATGCGCAGGCACTCGCAGCGCTACCCGTCACGCTGAAGGAGGGCCGCGCATGA